Proteins co-encoded in one Cytophaga hutchinsonii ATCC 33406 genomic window:
- a CDS encoding OmpA family protein, whose amino-acid sequence MKKYLFLVLCCLFYGQVSGQVIPGNYDKNIKKGKEHIDMEEYHQALPFFLEAWKVDTTDYKLAFNIAKCYFQIGHELNAFPYLDNAKVGSKDPIITFYYARCFHLQHKFEAAIALYREYQQTLDADEPEYFEMHQYIANCKNGIELVKTPVKVKIRNLGPVINSPYPDYVPVISADETELLFTSRRPSTTGGGKDLEDGFYFEDIYQSSRLNDTLWSEPVDIGNGINTESHDACVALSPDGMELIMYRHSGTDGGDLYSSTLKGEVWEKPQRLGNTINTPYWEPSASISADEKAIFFTSNRKGGLGGTDIYMVRMKDNGDYGPAILLGPSINTIHDEDAPFIHADGKTLYFSSKGHKSMGGYDIFYCTIDIETGEILTTPQNIGYPINTADDDVFFVWSADGKRAYFSSERAGGYGEKDIYVLERESAPKAPTVLFKGQIVACDDHHPVTATIFVTDLHTQKIVGVYNSNSFTGKYTISLPAGKNYGISVEASGYLFESKNINFPKQDGYIELIDTICMNKLKVNTSIILRNVFFDVDKATLRPESVQELDKLVDILRHNPNLKIELSGHTDSDGNDDHNMVLSDNRAKAVVDYLIKKGGINPNRLTWKGYGETKPIELNDTPEHKQQNRRTEVKILSNE is encoded by the coding sequence ATGAAAAAATATCTGTTTTTGGTGTTGTGTTGTCTTTTTTACGGACAAGTTTCTGGACAGGTAATTCCTGGAAATTATGATAAAAACATAAAGAAAGGTAAGGAACATATTGACATGGAAGAGTATCATCAGGCGCTTCCCTTTTTTCTGGAAGCCTGGAAAGTAGATACCACCGATTATAAACTGGCATTCAATATTGCAAAATGCTATTTCCAGATCGGGCATGAATTAAATGCCTTTCCATACCTGGATAATGCTAAAGTAGGAAGTAAAGACCCCATTATAACTTTTTATTACGCACGTTGTTTTCATTTACAGCATAAATTTGAAGCAGCCATTGCTTTATACCGCGAATACCAGCAAACATTAGATGCAGACGAACCTGAATATTTTGAAATGCATCAATATATTGCGAACTGCAAAAATGGTATTGAGTTAGTGAAAACCCCTGTTAAAGTAAAAATACGAAACCTTGGCCCTGTAATTAACTCTCCATATCCGGATTATGTACCTGTAATTTCTGCCGATGAAACAGAGTTGCTGTTTACATCCAGAAGGCCTAGTACAACGGGTGGTGGTAAAGACCTCGAAGATGGTTTTTATTTCGAAGATATTTACCAGTCAAGCAGATTAAACGACACACTTTGGTCTGAACCTGTTGACATCGGTAATGGCATCAACACCGAATCACATGACGCCTGTGTGGCCCTATCTCCGGATGGTATGGAACTGATCATGTATCGTCATTCCGGTACAGACGGTGGTGATTTATATTCGAGTACATTAAAAGGAGAAGTTTGGGAAAAACCTCAACGCTTAGGCAACACAATCAATACACCTTACTGGGAGCCAAGCGCATCTATTTCAGCCGATGAAAAGGCAATCTTCTTTACCAGTAACCGTAAAGGTGGTTTGGGTGGTACAGATATTTACATGGTTCGTATGAAAGACAACGGCGATTATGGCCCGGCAATTTTATTAGGCCCGTCTATTAACACAATTCATGATGAAGATGCGCCATTTATTCATGCAGATGGCAAAACATTATATTTCAGCTCTAAAGGCCATAAATCTATGGGCGGCTACGATATCTTTTATTGTACCATCGATATTGAAACAGGTGAAATCCTGACTACGCCTCAGAATATCGGATACCCGATCAATACAGCAGACGATGATGTATTTTTTGTGTGGTCTGCAGATGGTAAAAGAGCCTATTTCTCTTCTGAACGGGCTGGTGGCTACGGAGAAAAAGATATCTATGTATTAGAGCGTGAATCGGCTCCTAAAGCACCAACAGTACTGTTTAAAGGACAGATTGTTGCCTGCGACGATCATCACCCGGTTACGGCAACCATTTTTGTAACAGATTTACATACACAGAAAATTGTAGGCGTATACAATTCGAACAGCTTTACAGGAAAATATACAATCTCATTACCAGCGGGTAAAAATTACGGCATTTCAGTAGAAGCTTCGGGATATCTGTTTGAATCTAAAAATATTAACTTCCCAAAACAGGATGGGTATATTGAACTGATAGATACTATTTGTATGAATAAATTGAAAGTAAACACGTCAATCATTCTTAGAAATGTATTTTTTGATGTAGATAAAGCCACACTGAGACCGGAGTCTGTTCAGGAATTAGATAAACTCGTGGATATATTAAGACACAATCCGAATTTGAAAATAGAATTGTCAGGACATACCGATTCAGATGGTAATGACGACCACAATATGGTTTTATCCGACAACAGAGCAAAGGCTGTGGTAGATTATCTGATTAAAAAAGGCGGAATTAACCCAAACAGATTAACCTGGAAAGGGTATGGGGAAACGAAACCAATAGAACTGAACGATACGCCTGAACATAAGCAGCAGAACAGAAGAACAGAAGTGAAGATTCTAAGCAATGAATAA
- a CDS encoding OmpA family protein, which translates to MSFNKVISITICMALFSVFSVAQTTTYHTKNKKSISAYQEAELLQQQRRWNEAINVLDAVIQKDTGFVEAYYKVGSMYMAMGNKTAAARYFCKGADLDPSVKAFAGAYFTAGELSYNEGEYVRAKRYFGYALNVQSGDKKIKEQTPVYIAKCDFAIDMMKHPVDFKPVLMTPPINTAFAQSHPVLTADGKTLYYTTLSGLSRQDDENIVTSSYVNGKWSEPVSISDNINSKENEGTCSISMDGNSLVFVGCGKADGLGSCDIYISKKVNNVWSKPTNLGPAVNSTSWDSHPSLSADGRTLYFVSARKGGFGKEDIYVTHLDEKGIWSPAQNAGSSVNTSGTEFSPFIHADGTTLYFSSNGLLGMGGLDIFYTTGNDTTWAVPKNIGYPLNTYANDETLFITVDGAKGYYSRFDGTNVNYNSRIFLYEFDVPQSLKPGRISTFAKGHIYDKQTKKPLGARVELVDIETNTVTQAVQSDSITGEYTIVITEGKEYAVYVNRNKYLFESLNVNYKNPTSFDALTLDIYLTPIISGSHVTLNNIFFQTNSYQLEEKSISELKKLINFIQINPAQRVELAGYTDNVGTAEANLKLSAMRAKAVYDYLIQHGIKPAGITYKGYGAASPVADNNSEEGRQKNRRLEIKIL; encoded by the coding sequence ATGAGTTTTAATAAAGTAATCAGCATAACTATTTGCATGGCGTTGTTTAGTGTTTTTTCAGTTGCACAAACCACTACCTATCATACAAAAAACAAGAAATCAATCTCCGCGTATCAGGAAGCCGAGCTCTTACAGCAGCAGCGCAGATGGAACGAAGCAATCAATGTGCTTGATGCTGTTATACAAAAGGATACAGGCTTTGTAGAAGCGTATTATAAAGTCGGGTCTATGTACATGGCTATGGGAAATAAAACAGCTGCAGCACGATATTTTTGTAAAGGAGCGGATCTGGACCCCAGTGTTAAAGCCTTTGCCGGAGCGTATTTTACAGCAGGGGAATTATCGTATAATGAAGGGGAGTATGTACGTGCGAAACGCTATTTTGGCTATGCACTAAATGTTCAATCCGGCGATAAAAAAATTAAAGAGCAAACTCCTGTATATATTGCTAAATGTGATTTTGCAATTGATATGATGAAACATCCGGTAGATTTTAAACCGGTATTAATGACACCGCCTATCAATACTGCCTTCGCGCAGTCTCATCCGGTACTTACCGCGGATGGTAAAACACTTTATTATACCACACTATCCGGTTTATCCAGGCAGGATGATGAAAATATCGTTACTTCTTCTTATGTAAACGGCAAATGGTCTGAACCTGTCTCCATATCCGATAACATCAATTCAAAAGAAAATGAAGGAACGTGCTCCATCTCCATGGATGGAAATTCCCTGGTATTTGTAGGTTGCGGCAAAGCAGACGGATTAGGATCCTGTGATATTTACATTTCAAAAAAAGTAAACAATGTATGGTCTAAACCAACAAATTTAGGGCCTGCAGTAAACAGTACTTCCTGGGATTCGCACCCGAGTTTATCGGCAGATGGCCGAACCTTGTATTTTGTTTCAGCACGTAAAGGAGGGTTTGGAAAGGAGGATATTTATGTGACGCATTTGGATGAAAAGGGTATCTGGTCGCCTGCACAAAATGCAGGATCATCAGTAAATACAAGCGGTACAGAATTTTCGCCATTCATCCATGCCGACGGCACAACCTTGTATTTTTCATCCAATGGTTTATTAGGCATGGGGGGGCTGGATATTTTTTATACAACCGGCAACGATACAACCTGGGCTGTACCAAAGAATATCGGTTATCCATTAAATACCTACGCCAATGATGAAACGTTATTCATTACCGTAGATGGCGCCAAAGGATATTACTCCAGATTTGATGGTACAAATGTTAACTACAACAGCAGAATATTTTTGTACGAGTTCGATGTTCCTCAATCATTAAAGCCGGGCAGGATAAGTACGTTTGCTAAAGGCCATATTTATGACAAGCAAACAAAGAAGCCATTGGGCGCACGTGTTGAATTGGTTGATATTGAAACAAACACAGTCACACAGGCTGTTCAGTCAGATAGTATTACAGGTGAATATACCATTGTTATTACAGAAGGAAAGGAGTATGCCGTATATGTAAACAGAAATAAATACTTATTCGAATCACTGAACGTTAATTATAAAAATCCAACGAGTTTTGATGCACTTACATTGGATATTTATCTCACACCTATTATATCTGGTTCACACGTAACACTCAATAATATTTTCTTTCAAACCAATTCATATCAATTGGAAGAAAAATCAATCAGTGAATTGAAAAAGCTTATTAATTTTATTCAGATTAATCCCGCACAACGCGTTGAACTGGCCGGATACACCGATAATGTTGGTACAGCAGAGGCTAACCTGAAACTGTCAGCTATGCGTGCAAAAGCCGTTTATGATTATTTAATACAACACGGAATTAAACCAGCAGGAATTACGTATAAAGGATATGGAGCCGCTAGTCCTGTAGCAGATAATAATTCAGAAGAAGGGCGTCAAAAAAACAGACGGTTGGAAATAAAAATATTATAA
- a CDS encoding 7-carboxy-7-deazaguanine synthase QueE: MESFYTIQGEGHYQGRAAYFIRLAGCDVGCHWCDVKESWDASQHPMQTIEHMVAEASAFTGRIAVITGGEPLMHDLTNLTAQLKQEGFRNHIETSGAHPLSGEWDWICLSPKKFKAPLPSVIEACDELKIIVFHSSDIEWAKTFLPKLKKGCKLFLQPEWSRQEEMLPQIISFVKENPEWEISLQIHKFMNIP; this comes from the coding sequence ATGGAATCCTTTTACACCATCCAGGGGGAAGGGCATTACCAGGGCAGAGCAGCGTACTTTATCCGCCTTGCAGGTTGCGACGTGGGCTGTCATTGGTGTGATGTAAAAGAATCGTGGGATGCTTCCCAGCATCCGATGCAAACCATTGAACACATGGTTGCCGAAGCGTCAGCCTTTACCGGCCGTATCGCTGTGATTACGGGCGGAGAACCGTTAATGCATGATCTCACAAACCTTACGGCACAGTTAAAGCAGGAGGGGTTTAGAAACCATATTGAAACAAGCGGGGCACATCCGTTATCAGGCGAATGGGATTGGATCTGTCTGTCACCGAAAAAGTTTAAAGCGCCGTTACCATCTGTTATTGAAGCCTGCGATGAATTAAAGATTATTGTATTTCATTCAAGTGATATTGAATGGGCCAAAACATTTTTACCCAAACTTAAAAAAGGCTGCAAGCTGTTTTTACAGCCTGAATGGTCGCGTCAGGAAGAAATGCTGCCGCAGATTATTTCTTTTGTGAAAGAAAATCCGGAATGGGAAATTTCGCTGCAGATCCACAAATTCATGAATATCCCTTAG